CCCCCGGCGGGGCGCCCTGGCCCCTCCAGGCCGGGTCTCGGCGTGCAGTTGTCCTCAGGGATAATGGCACTCAATGAAACAGCGAAAGCAAGGCCGGCGCGCCTCGCTTTCGGGTGTCGGCGTCTTCGTCGGGTCCCGGCGTCCGCGTCCCGGTCGCAAAACCGTAACCTTAATAGTACCGGGAGCCCCGCATACCGTCAATACCCGGATGGGCCCCCGGGCCAGACGCGGGACGGCCGCTTACTTGATCTCGACGGTCGCCCCCTCGGCCTCCAGCTTGGCCTTGATCTGTTCGGCTTCGGCCTTGCTGACCTTCTCCTTGATGGGCTTGGGGGCGCTGTCCACCAGGTCCTTGGCCTCCTTCAGGCCCAGGCCGGTGATCTCGCGAACCACCTTGATGACCTGAATCTTCTTCTCCCCCACGGTCTTGAGGATGACGTCGAACTCGGTCTGCTCCTCGGCCGCCGCCGGGGCCCCGGCCGGCGCGCCGGCCGCCGGCACCGCGGCCACGGCCACCGGCGCCGCCGCGGTGATGCCGAACTTCTGCTCCAGGGCCTTGACCAGGTCCGCCAGCTCCAGGACCGTGAGGTTACCGATGGCCTCCACGATCTCCTCGGTGCTCAACTTCACCCCTGCGGCTTTCGCCCTGACTTCCGCCACCGTCACTCACCCTCCCTTTCGTCGTCCATCATGATCCCACCGCTGCCACCCGCCCGCCGGGCTCAGGCCGCCTGCTCTCTCGCCCGCCGGATCTGCTCCACCACCGACACCAGTGCGCGCGGCAGCCCCGCCGTCACCCCCGCCAGGCCCGCCAGGGGCGCCCGCAGGGCGCCCGCGGCCATCGCCAGCAGCTGCGACCGGGACGGCAGGTCGGCCAGCCGCCGGACCCCCTCGGCGGTCAGGATCCGCCCTTCCACCAGCCCGCCCTTGATCTCCAGCTTGCGCATCTGGCGGATGAAGTCCACCAGGACGCGGGCGGGCGCCACCGGATCGTCTCCGGCGAAGACCACCGCCGTCGGCCCCTGGAGGAATGGCGCCAGGTCGGGGATGCCCAGGCTCTGGGCAGCCCTCTGGAACAAGGTATTCTTGACCACCTTCAGGTCCGCGCCGGCCTCCCGCAGCCGGCCCCGCAGCGCGGTGATCTCCGCCGTGTTCAGCCCCCGGTAGTCGGTGAGGATGGCGGCCGAGGCATCCGCCAGCCGGGCCCGCAGAGCCTCCACCTGCTGGACCTTCTCCGGCCGCACCACGTGGGTGGCCACTCGGTGACCCGACGTCCTCTCCGGCGTCATGCTGACTCCCGCTCCCCCCAGACAGCGCAGGCCGCCGCGGACACCCCCCGACGCGGCGGGCGAGGACCCGCGGCGGCCGCCGGTCACGGTCGCCGGATGCCTCGGCAGGCGATCCTCATCCGGATCCTTCGGCCCTCAGGGCACCTGCTGTCTGCGGCCCGTCTGCAGTTGTCGGCAGCGCCACGGAGTGTACCACACTCCCCCGGCGGCATGCAATCACGCGACCCGCGCGCGGACACCCGGCTCCCGGACGGTGGCCCGTCCCCCTCAGGCGGTCGCCGCCCGGAGGAGCGCCTCCGCCTTGAGGGGATCCACCCGGACCCCCGGCCCCATGGTGGTGCTCAGGGTGATCGAGCGCAGGTACTGGCCCCTGGCCGCCGCCGGGCGCGCGCGGACGATGGCGTCCAGGAATGCGGTGAAGTTGGCCAGCAGCTGCTCCTCGGTGAACGAGACCTTGCCGATCCCCGCGTGGACGATCCCGGCCTTTTCGGTCCGGTACTCGATCTTGCCGGCCTTGATCTCCCGGACGGCCCGGGCGATCTCGAAGGTGACGGTCCCCGCCTTGGGGTTGGGCATCAGCCCCCGGGGTCCCAGAATGCGCCCCAGCCGCCCCACCAGGCCCATCATGTCGGGGGTGGCCACCGCCACGTCGAACTCCAGCCAGCCCCCCTGGATCTTCTCCACCAGGTCCTCCGCGCCCACGTAGTCGGCGCCCGCGGCCTCCGCCTCCCGCGCCTTCTCGCCCTTGGCGAAGACCAGGACCCGGACCTGCTTGCCGGTGCCGGCGGGCAGGGTCACCGTGCCCCGGACCTGCTGGTCGGCCTGCTTGGGGTCGATCCCCAGGCGGATGGCGCACTCCACGGTCTCGTCAAACTTGGCCGTGGCCATCTGCTTGATCAGCCGGATGGCCTCCTGGGGGCTGTAGAGAGCCTTGCGGTCCACCAGGGCGGCGTTGCGCAGGTAGCGCTTTCCGTGCCTGGGCATGGGGCAGCGACCTCCGTCCGGGCGGGCCTCAGCCGACGATCTGGATCCCCATGGAGCGGGCCGTGCCCTCGATCATGCGCATGGCCGCCTCCAGGTCCGTGGTGTTGAGGTCCCGCATCTTCTGGCGGGCAATCTCCCGCAGCTGGGCCCGGGTGATCTTGCCCACCGGGGTCTTGTTGGGTTCCCCCGACCCCTTCTCCACGCCCGCCGCCTGCCGCAGCAGGACCGAGGCGGGGGGCGTCTTGGTCACGAAGGAGAAGGTTCGGTCGGCGTAGATGGTGATCTCCACGGGCACGATGGTCCCCGCCATGGAGGCCGTGCGCTCGTTGTACGCCTTGCAGAACTCCATGATGTTGACCCCGTGCTGGCCCAGGGCC
The sequence above is a segment of the Armatimonadota bacterium genome. Coding sequences within it:
- the rplK gene encoding 50S ribosomal protein L11; the protein is MAKKVVAVVKLQIPAGKATPAPPVGPALGQHGVNIMEFCKAYNERTASMAGTIVPVEITIYADRTFSFVTKTPPASVLLRQAAGVEKGSGEPNKTPVGKITRAQLREIARQKMRDLNTTDLEAAMRMIEGTARSMGIQIVG
- the rplJ gene encoding 50S ribosomal protein L10, producing MTPERTSGHRVATHVVRPEKVQQVEALRARLADASAAILTDYRGLNTAEITALRGRLREAGADLKVVKNTLFQRAAQSLGIPDLAPFLQGPTAVVFAGDDPVAPARVLVDFIRQMRKLEIKGGLVEGRILTAEGVRRLADLPSRSQLLAMAAGALRAPLAGLAGVTAGLPRALVSVVEQIRRAREQAA
- the rplL gene encoding 50S ribosomal protein L7/L12, producing MSTEEIVEAIGNLTVLELADLVKALEQKFGITAAAPVAVAAVPAAGAPAGAPAAAEEQTEFDVILKTVGEKKIQVIKVVREITGLGLKEAKDLVDSAPKPIKEKVSKAEAEQIKAKLEAEGATVEIK
- the rplA gene encoding 50S ribosomal protein L1, which codes for MPRHGKRYLRNAALVDRKALYSPQEAIRLIKQMATAKFDETVECAIRLGIDPKQADQQVRGTVTLPAGTGKQVRVLVFAKGEKAREAEAAGADYVGAEDLVEKIQGGWLEFDVAVATPDMMGLVGRLGRILGPRGLMPNPKAGTVTFEIARAVREIKAGKIEYRTEKAGIVHAGIGKVSFTEEQLLANFTAFLDAIVRARPAAARGQYLRSITLSTTMGPGVRVDPLKAEALLRAATA